A stretch of the Plodia interpunctella isolate USDA-ARS_2022_Savannah chromosome Z, ilPloInte3.2, whole genome shotgun sequence genome encodes the following:
- the LOC128682976 gene encoding uncharacterized protein LOC128682976 isoform X2, translated as MKPNKGFSGKSISCTSCVTSELGIPSLRHSIKDKDVPSSRERKLIRKLIKTKAVYDDIRNQLLCSTEEKHISTDLKPRLPNKFFEDERSSAMLEIINLKAAGPKQTGYCSCCSCRSKLRFPSRRHMAKTTDYIARSSRYLTSQSSVIYKQRPQDVRRYRSHKITSKHTHSDPCTCMFKLLLSKRNTLNELPCTSVENLTNKSGPICLTEIQNKENKLKKSLPKMELPETVSKDNQQTKLRNKSTTKTQDENLVIKSLSKSTGLEKNVLSKKSKLSNYSKQSKLFVKFLRSCFCTPKFQKQSNIQDTSQSGVSIERLNFENELHCLPNSGSNIEGKRSQDHISNNTLKSKDYANVIFKNQPSHIFLYDNSNINQMEKAYYVPNAAQKIRYSVCPFNNKRYKSSNNVNQNIGGVHKSNRISPLLKRCYGTLTFKNIPNKNKGPEFRTNLLEKYDKNETINEQRNLKSPKSRTSPKLSLSSTSYFFNLEADKFETKFYVKNKSSPYFFFKRVKKGKLSRNIRQSWSQFINSRISDSGFQSMTYDWNNVQVNFLKKLYAHKQLQQKAGDMVVLPNIKNKDARSKYILYLSSSTQSERIRVEVANTLKRCVSTLNLHKKQLDPNNEKSTVNNFNDDSINRHDKNRIDGVDMKIIYQSKNNTRRNAVKPKSFINSSNNKIINCSKNKNVIRLTAKRSEYAFKLPRCEENKTNKLSLSKLSSTDLFIDHCKRVSLKHINGLNDSLVLNSCNKFEGKSVKINSVVSAPMCLNQGINKQNLNLEMIYNINCKTPDTEDKLKNKTKPWKNKNPKFCKFESFYKCIDYVYMPKIPPTQRDLFDICNKMNQIFDFPNDFNVDSSQIMKQITKKKKNIIETRITNRDFQLIKFVITKHNKNLGNVKRIAPKCNNNKIRRHSRIYSSRTNTIVIRNSYDKIKYILSWSRLSDEGIQESFITKSFKKNSCTPCYRKQYNIEPGASCENSKLVSNKWIGMYYYKLPYLYQKFYRFLLINKSNITLINCLTSKCHIYENDNQVVKEIHRDKIRNGTNFTDFYLLCLNTSKKYMITCKNIFTKDDIENIEKSIQSSKNLINISELKYSNIYNCYYKKLQLSPNINVTRTNKITHENSKCIIKDADKMTLLEDAHRNQSTVPIPKVTEKDTQHDCFKSVCKSRSGLCTCKTPWLSSDSYMISKYSYGDSPVRPKKLSLNVKITTNIKGYESEKCRKCKISSNPIENIIIIINQSSICIKISRS; from the exons ATGAAGCCTAATAAAGGTTTTTCCGGAAAAAGTATCTCCTGCACATCTTGTGTTACAAGTGAGTTAGGAATCCCATCATTGAGACATTCAATCAAGGACAAAGATGTCCCATCATCACGCGAAAGAAAACTTATCagaaaattgattaaaacaaAGGCGGTATATGATGATATACGCAACCAGTTACTATGTAGTActgaagaaaaacatatatCAACAGATCTAAAACCAAGGCTGCCGAATAAATTTTTCGAAGATGAAAGAAGCAGCGCAATgcttgaaattataaatttaaaagctgCTGGTCCTAAACAAACTGGATATTGCAGTTGCTGCAGCTGTAGATCTAAATTAAGATTTCCAAGTAGAAGACATATGGCTAAAACCACTGACTATATCGCTAGAAGTAGCAGATATTTGACTTCGCAGTCTAGTGTGATATACAAACAGAGACCACAAGATGTTCGACGATATAGATCTCACAAAATTACATCCAAACATACTCATTCTGACCCTTGCACATGTATGTTTAAATTACTTCTCTCGAAACGTAATACTTTAAATGAGTTACCTTGTACATCTGTAGAAAATCTCACGAACAAATCTGGTCCCATATGTCTTactgaaattcaaaataaggaaaataagttaaaaaagtcGTTACCGAAAATG GAACTTCCAGAGACTGTTAGTAAAGATAACCAACAGACCAAATTACGCAACAAGTCCACTACTAAAACTCAAGATGAAAATCttgtaattaaaagtttatctaAAAGTACAGGATTGGAAAAGAATGTTCTGTCGAAAAAGAGCAAATTGAGTAATTATTCCAAACAATCGAAACTTTTTGTGAAATTCTTGAGATCTTGTTTCTGTACTCCAAAATTCCAAAAACAAAGTAATATTCAAGATACTTCACAAAGTGGCGTTTCTATTGAACGTCTAAATTTTGAGAACGAACTTCATTGTTTACCAAATTCTGGTTCAAATATAGAAGGAAAAAGATCTCAAGATCATATCTCCAATAATACCCTAAAATCAAAAGATTAcgcaaatgtaattttcaaaaaccaACCAAGCCATATTTTTCTGTATGACAAttctaatataaatcaaatggAGAAAGCGTATTACGTTCCTAATGCCGCGCAAAAAATAAGGTATAGTGTTTGTCCATTTAATAATAAGAGGTATAAAAGTAGCAACAATGTTAATCAAAATATAGGTGGAGTACACAAAAGTAACAGAATAAGTCCATTACTGAAAAGATGCTATGGtacattaacatttaaaaatataccaaataaaaacaagggTCCAGAATTTCGAACGAACTTATtggaaaaatatgataaaaatgaaacaataaacGAGCAGCGTAATCTTAAATCTCCTAAATCGAGGACATCGCCAAAACTATCTTTATCCTCTACAAGCTACTTTTTCAATCTAGAAGCAGATAAATTTGAAaccaaattttatgttaaaaataaaagttctccgtatttcttttttaaaagagtaaaaaaaggtaaattgAGCAGAAATATACGACAAAGTTGGTCACAGTTTATTAATTCTAGAATATCAGATTCCGGTTTCCAAAGTATGACATATGATTGGAACAATGTACAagtaaattttctaaaaaaactttatgcTCACAAGCAATTACAACAGAAGGCTGGTGATATGGTTGTATtaccaaacattaaaaataaggaCGCTagatctaaatatattttgtatttatcatcAAGTACACAATCAGAGAGAATAAGAGTAGAAGTGGCGAATACTTTGAAACGATGTGTCAGTACTTTGAATCTTCATAAAAAGCAATTGGACCCAAACAACGAGAAAAGTActgttaacaattttaatgatgACAGCATTAATCGGcatgataaaaatagaatagatGGCGTcgacatgaaaataatttatcaatctaaaaataatacccGTAGAAATGCAGTTAAACCaaaatcttttataaatagtagtaataataaaataattaattgctctaaaaataaaaatgttataaggCTTACTGCTAAACGTAGTGAATATGCTTTTAAACTACCAAGatgtgaagaaaataaaacaaacaaactatcTTTGTCAAAGTTATCTAgtactgatttatttatagatcaTTGCAAGCGAGTTtcattaaaacatataaatggTTTGAATGATTCCCTAGTGTTAAATAGTTGTAACAAATTTGAAGGAAAGTcggtaaaaattaattctgtAGTGTCAGCGCCGATGTGCCTCAACCAAggtataaacaaacaaaacttgaATTTAGAAATgatatataacataaactGTAAGACACCTGATACTGAagacaaacttaaaaataaaacaaaaccgtGGAAGAATAAAAATCCAAAATTCTGTAAATTTGAAtcgttttataaatgtatagattatgtatatatgcctAAAATCCCACCAACACAGAGggatttatttgatatatgtaataaaatgaatcaGATATTTGATTTTCCCAATGACTTTAATGTAGACTCATCACAGATAATGAAACAAAttactaaaaagaaaaaaaatattattgaaacgAGAATAACCAATAGAGATTttcaattgataaaatttgtaattacaaaacataacaaaaacttAGGTAATGTTAAAAGAATCGCGCCCaaatgtaataacaataaaattcgcCGTCACTCCAGGATATATTCTTCTCGAACAAACACTATTGTAATCAGAAATTcgtatgataaaataaaatatattttatcatggAGTCGTCTATCAGACGAAGGCATACAGGAATCATTCATTACGAAatcttttaagaaaaatagttGTACTCCATGttatagaaaacaatacaACATAGAACCCGGTGCGAGTTGTGAAAACTCGAAACTAGTGAGCAATAAATGGATTGGTatgtattattacaaattacctTATCTTTATCagaaattttatagatttctaCTAATcaataaatctaatattacACTTATTAACTGTCTTACGTCAAAGTGCCATATTTACGAAAATGATAATCAAGTTGTTAAAGAAATACACAGAGACAAAATACGAAACGGTACAAATTTTACAGATTTTTACCTACTATGTTTGAATACatcaaagaaatatatgataacttgcaagaatatatttaccaaagatgacattgaaaatattgaaaagagTATACAATCAtcgaaaaatttaataaatataagtgaacttaaatattcaaatatttacaattgttattacaaaaagcTCCAACTTTCGCCAAATATTAATGTGACTCggacaaacaaaattacacatGAAAATtctaaatgtataataaaagatGCTGACAAAATGACATTGTTGGAGGACGCTCATAGGAATCAGTCGACAGTTCCTATACCGAAAGTTACTGAAAAAGATACCCAACATGATTGTTTTAAGTCAGTTTGTAAGTCTCGAAGTGGCTTATGTACTTGCAAAACACCTTGGCTTTCCAGTGATTCATATATGATTTCTAAATACTCATATGGTGACTCGCCAGTACGACCAAAAAAGTTAtcattaaatgtcaaaattactACTAACATAAAGGGATATGAAAGTGAAAAGTGTCGAAAATGTAAAATCTCCTCAAATcctattgaaaatataatcataatcatcaatcaatcatcgatatgtataaaaatctcCCGTAGCTGA